The following are from one region of the Rhizobium etli 8C-3 genome:
- a CDS encoding aminoacyl-tRNA deacylase, whose product MLDVHPNVLAELHQIGASTVRLWRYSEFATPITSPSDLASAIGVPVGRVAKTMIIAEQKANDVMRRSHPARHLCAVLLPSPSKIDMKAVAGTYGWKRAELAQKEQVLDLFGYPSGSVSPFGLQKIAVLIDTALFSYPTVVTGAGKVGVELEIDTSMLWKIGQPLQTRGRASQT is encoded by the coding sequence ATGTTGGACGTTCATCCGAACGTACTTGCTGAACTGCACCAGATCGGAGCGTCGACGGTACGATTGTGGCGCTATAGTGAGTTCGCCACCCCTATTACATCTCCTTCCGATTTAGCCTCCGCTATCGGCGTTCCCGTGGGGCGCGTTGCAAAGACGATGATTATTGCCGAGCAGAAAGCGAACGATGTGATGCGCCGGTCTCATCCTGCGCGCCACCTTTGTGCCGTTTTGCTGCCATCACCTTCAAAGATTGACATGAAAGCGGTTGCTGGCACGTATGGATGGAAACGAGCCGAGCTTGCTCAGAAAGAACAGGTACTCGATCTCTTCGGCTACCCGTCAGGAAGCGTATCACCATTCGGTCTCCAGAAGATCGCTGTACTGATCGACACCGCCCTTTTTTCTTATCCTACCGTAGTCACAGGTGCGGGCAAGGTTGGAGTCGAGCTTGAGATCGACACAAGCATGCTTTGGAAGATCGGGCAGCCGTTACAGACGCGTGGACGGGCCAGTCAAACCTAA